A portion of the Rhinopithecus roxellana isolate Shanxi Qingling chromosome 19, ASM756505v1, whole genome shotgun sequence genome contains these proteins:
- the NACA2 gene encoding nascent polypeptide-associated complex subunit alpha-2, with amino-acid sequence MPGEVTEAVPATERELPQPQAETGSGTASYSVESVPGLEEQDSTQTTTQKAQLMGAAEIDEEPVSKAKQSRSEKKARKAMSKMGLLQVTGVTRITIRKFKNILFVVTKPDVYKSPASDTYIVFGEAKIQDLSQQAQLAAAEKFRVQGEAVSNIQENTQTPTVQEESEEEEVDETGVEVEDIELVMSQANVSRAKAVQALKNSSNDIVNAIMELTM; translated from the coding sequence ATGCCCGGCGAAGTCACAGAAGCCGTCCCTGCTACAGAGCGGGAGTTGCCGCAGCCCCAGGCTGAGACAGGTTCTGGAACAGCATCTTACAGTGTTGAATCAGTACCAGGGCTTGAAGAACAGGATTCCACCCAGACCACCACACAAAAAGCCCAGCTGATGGGAGCAGCTGAAATTGATGAAGAACCAGTTAGTAAAGCAAAACAGAGTCGGAGTGAAAAGAAGGCACGGAAGGCTATGTCCAAAATGGGTCTTCTACAAGTTACAGGAGTGACTAGAATCACTATCCGGAAATTTAAGAATATCCTCTTTGTCGTCACAAAACCAGATGTCTACAAGAGCCCTGCTTCTGATACCTACATAGtttttggggaggccaagatcCAAGATTTATCTCAGCAAGCACAACTGGCAGCTGCTGAGAAATTCAGAGTTCAAGGTGAAGCTGTCTCAAATATTCAAGAAAACACACAGACTCCAACTGTACAAGAGGAGAGTGAAGAGGAAGAGGTCGATGAAACAGGTGTAGAAGTTGAGGATATAGAATTGGTCATGTCACAAGCAAATGTGTCGAGAGCAAAGGCAGTCCAAGCTCTGAAGAACAGCAGTAATGATATTGTAAATGCAATTATGGAATTAACAATGTAA